CTATTTGCTATCCACACCACAATTTGCTCTTGGACTATATGGTACCAAATTCCATGAAATCTATACCTGGAACTTAACAGGACTAGAAAATCCTAATGCAAAATTCTTTTCTTTGGAAATTAAAAGGTTACCATCTTGAAAGGTTTGGTTTATGGTTATGGTTTCCCTGGAGGAAGAAAATGTGAAATGGAGGATTAGAAGAAAAGATTGCAGAAACAACATCTGAGAATCCATATTGTTTCTAAAATCTTCAATGACTGTACTTTCTTTGGGGATCTAATGATTTATATTTTCAATGAAGAAGAAAATTCCTCAACAAAAATGACTTTTGAAAATCAAAATTTCACATTTCTTCTCTTTGTGATTGATTGTGAAAATAAAAAATGACTTGATCAGTGGGAACAAACCATTTCCGATCAAGCATAAACATGAACACATTGAATAATTAGGGAAgaaaaaacaatatatatatatatatatatattgaagagATGGGTCAAAGTATGTGCATGCTGCTTCTCTGACTATAATGTAGATAGATGGAcccaaaaattagaaaataaaacccCTTTTACTACCGCTGCTGATGAACTTAGCTCAgaatgaaaaaatgaaataagaCCGGACAAGATAAAATAAGCTAACCCCGTAATCTCAAAGCTATATTGGTGATTATTTTACAGAATATTAAGGTTCCACAACATATTTTTGTTTATTCTCGAGGTAAAGAGCATATTATACATCCCTATACTAAAAATTTATGTATAATCAATGAAAGATAATGTATTCAGCGACATACAACCTCTGTAATTGTTTCCTCATCCACAGATAAAAATCCATCTCTTTCTGCTGATGGGTTAGAGATATTATTAGACTTTCTAAAAATGAATGCAGGCTGTTTTGAAGTAGGAAGAGTAGTTTCACCATTCAGCATTAAAACAACTGCTGACATTGTTGGTCTGATCAATACATTTTCCTGCACACATAAGAGCCCTATCTGGATGCATCTCAATACTTCATTTGGAGAACAAGACTCCTTCAATGATGAACCAACTATCTCCAAGGCTCTCCCTTCTCTCCATAAATGCCATATCTATGTATTCATAACGTTAGCATACATGAGAAGAATTATCTAACATAAATTGTAATAGTTTGGAAATCAATTGTGACAAATTTCAGTGCTATACCATATAGgaaatcaattcaaaatttagTGATGATTAAAATAAATTCCAACATCTTTTAACTTACTTCCCCAGTCATGCTTAGGTAAGAATCCTCTTGGCAAAAGCTATTACTCTTCTTCCCTGTAATAATCTCTAACAATATTATTCCAAAACTAAAGACATCAGATTTTGTTGAAAACTTTCCAAATACTGCATATTCTGGAGGCATGTATCCACTGCATATGGAAAAAAATATATAGTTATGTATAATGCTCATTCACAGTTACTGGATATAAGAAATATTTCTTATGTCAATGATTCTCCGTCTTGCTGCTGGGTATGTAGGCATACTTACAATGTTCCAGCAATTCTGTTGGTCTTTTCCTGAATTTGGCTGCTTTTGAAGATTCTAGCGAggccaaaatctgaaatttttgggTTCATTCCTTCGTCCAATAGAATGTTGCTAGTTTTCAAGTCTCTATGGATAATTCCCAACCCGGAGTCTTGGTGAATATATACGAGTCCAAGGGCAATCCCAACAATAATATCAAAGCGTTTTTGCCAATCTAAAACCAACCTTCTTGTCTCATCTATCAAAAAATTTCCATTTAAATCAGTGCCAAGTTATTATTAAATATCTGTCCATCAATAGTATTGCTGAAACTGACAATTAGAGGATAGTGGAATACAATGCTAGAAGATATACACAATATTTACCAAAAATAAAGGAGTCCAAGCTTTTGTTTGGTAAGTATTCATAAACTAGGATAGGTTCTTCTCCCTGAATGCAACATCCTATGAGTTTCACAAGATTCTTGTGCTGAAGTTTTGCAGTCAACATAACTTCATTTTTAAATTCTTCCATTCCTTGCACTGAATTATTCAATAGTCTTTTCACAGCGACCTCCTTTCCATTAGAAAATTTACCCTGCAATCACAACAACAGAGACTAAGAGAAGCACATGTACACAATTTTGAGACATTTTCACAGAAACTACATGTATCTACCTTATAAACCACACCAAAACCACCTTGTCCTAATTTGTTATCTGGGGAGAAATTGTTAGTTGCAGCAAGTATTGTGCTGAGATTGAAAAATGCAATGTCTGGATAACTGATGCTACCTTCAACTTCATTTCCCACCAAAGTTTCCTTGTAGTATGAATTGCTATTTGTTTCAAGCCATCTTTTGTTCCATTTGTTCCTCACTGCCATCCAAAAGATGAAGCCACAATGCTTACTCATATCAGCAGTATAAATATACATAGAAAAGGCAGAGAACATCACACAAAATCTTGTTTCTtaccccttttcttcttcttcttaagcCACAAATAAGCCAATATGACGATGACAAGCCAAGCTGAAAAACCTGATGTTACTAAAATGGCCAACATATCTTTCCTTTTAAGAAAATCATTTGATTTTTGGGCCATTTCAGCTGTATTAGCAGGGGAAAAAAGTTAACATTATTACAACAAGGTGGGAAAATAAGTTAAAAGGCAAGGTATAATAATAGAAAAAAAGCATAGACAATTTCATGCAGGGCTGTTTAGCCAATTTGTCACCTGATAATACAAATTGGTGTTGCTCAAAATTTGTTACCGGAAAGTATACGTTACCTAACTCAACTGCATCAACACGAACATGAATATCATATCCTTCTTCTTATTTTGTACAGTGTCCATCAATTCGCCACACCATGTCAAACAACCAGTTCCTTGCCTGGCAATTTCTATGCTTGCATATGCAGAGCATGAACAATTCCTCCTGCATTCCTTTTCACAGTCTTTCGGACTCATGTTCATGCTTACCCAAACTGCTGCAGAAGTATCAGGTATTTTAACATGTGCCACTTTCACAAATCCTTCTCCTTGTCCACATACTGAGGTAGACTCTAGCCGCTTCCTGACGCAACCACCTGATGCATCTTTCAGAATATTCCAGTCCCTTGGGAACTTCGGTTCATACCCTGGTAAACAATCACATTCAAATTCTCGACTAGTTTGGTCTTGAAGATCACAAATTCCATAGGTGCCACAATATCCATATCTGTAACACAGAGACATAGGTAGCGACCAAAATTCCTTCCATTTGCCATCTTTTTCATGCCATGCTAATTTCTTAACATGTCCTGAATTGTACAACTTTGTTCTAACGATAGCCGAAGGATCAGAAATATAGTAGGCCAGGTATATCTCTTCATCATTGTTGACAAAACTGACATTAGATGTATCTGCATAACTTTTCAATGGCCAAGTATAGCCTCGCCAAATATATTCTGTATCCCTGTAAAGAAAGGCCTGCGGTGATCCTTTTGGGTTGATTCGAAATGAGAAGTTTCCAGTTCCAGGGTCATCTGCTGATCTCCATGATATCGGGATGTGTTGTATACCTGTCCTTCGGTTGAACCCAAGTTTCATTCCAGGTAGCACAGTATCTGTAGGATGATCAAAGCTCTGCCACACAACTCTTTTACTTTTATTGTGAACCAAAATCAAATTTCCCGTATCCAAGAGCTGAGCTACACAAGTATCTGTAACCTCCACTGACACATTTGTAGACCATACCGAAACTTTCCGGTCATGGTTTCTGTAGAGAATGAGATTTCCATAGTGGTCCATTGATAGAACTCCTGTGGTACCATTGATTGGATCATTCCTATTTGCTACCCACAACACGGTTTGCTCTTGGACTTTATGGTACCAGATTGCAAGATATCTATATCTGGAACTTCCGGGACTAAAGAATCCCAATGCAAAGTTATTTTCTCTAGAGATCATAAGGTTACCATCTTGAATGACTTGGTTTATGGTTATGGTATCTTTGGAAGAAGAAACTATGAAGTGCaggataagaagaagaagaaaagattgAAGAAACAGTTTGTGAAAATACATAATGTTTCTATGATCTTCTTGACTGAATGTAGATTTTGGTTATACAGTCGATTAATATAATGTTTTTATAGAGATAGAATTGTGGTGATCCAGATGGATTGAGCTTAAGGGAGTAGTCGCCATTTCCAAGGTCATCTGCTGAGTTCCATGATGTTAAGGGCAAGTGATCCTGTCTTCAGATTCAGCCTAACTTTCATATCAGGAAGCAGAGCATCAGTCGGATAATCAAAGCTTTGCCACACAATTCTTTTACTTCTATCTTGAACCCAAATCAAGTTTCCTGAATCCAAGAGCTGAGCTAAACAAGTATTTGCAACTTTCACAGAGACATTTGTAGACCATACAGGAACTATCTGGCTATTATTGCTATAGAGAATAAGATTGCCATGTTGATTAATGAAGAGAACTCCTGAATAGCCGCTTATTGGATGGTTCCTATTTGCTACCGAAACCACATTTTGCACTCGGACTTTGTGGTACCAGATTCCAAGATATACCTGGAACTTCCAGGCCTAAAAAATCCTAATGCAAAATTCTTTTCTCTGGAGATAAGAAGGTGGACATCTTGAATAGTTTGGTTTATGGCTATGGTGTCGCTGGAGGAAGAAAGTGTGACATGGATGATTAGAAGAAAAGATTTCAGTAAAAACGTTTGAAAATCCATACTGGTTCTCTAGTCTTCACCGAAGTGAACCTTCTTTTGGATTTGGTCATATTTTCAACGGAGCCCTCAGCTGGCTAAGACTTCTGACAAGTaaacagtgattttgttgacaaCTAAATTCTTCACCAATGGCCTGTCGTGAAAAAATAGAAAGAAACAATGATTTTGCATTTTGTCAAATTTTGTCCAGGGAACGGCAATAGACCGCAGACTACTTTTGAGATGGGAATATGAAGAAACTTTCCTGTGCCCATTGGACCAAATGCACTAACTTGGAAGAAAGTTTGGAAATTTTGTTGATGCAGGCGTAGGAGGTTTAATGACGAGAGTTGACGATAGTTTTTGTTTATTGTTTTCTTTCTATAACAGATCAACATCAGCATCCCCACTCATTGTGACATTTAATCGAATACATGGACTGCAGTCCTTGAAACACGATATACCCATCAAAAGGTAAACATAACGGACGGCACTTCCTGTACAAATAATCAACGGAGGATAGATCAATAAATTgaaaagtgaaggaagatgagGTTTTGAATTAATATGAGAGTTATGTGAAGTGCCTATTTCATGTATCTTGTATATGAACAGTCTATAGATGTATTTAGTGCTTAGGAACATGTGTGGATTGCTGATGCATATATGATATCTAAAATCAATTCTTACCAGAAAAGAAGGTTGATAATCTAGAATAAATTTTCACATGTCTAAATTGCCAGTGGCAACTCTAACATTTTCAAGTAAACCAAACATCCACAACTAGGCAAGGCAAAGCAAAGTAAGGCAAGTTTTTTAATATCATGTTGTTGGTTGAGAGGAAGGTAAGTTATGCGATGATTTACTAATTTTATGTTGTTTGGATTAAAAGAACAAGAAGGTAATAATTGTTAAtgactaatatttaatttataaaagccTCCCTAACATTCTAATTTGGTGAATTGAAAAATTGAAGGTTATGaaagttttaaaaatttttaaaactttACCTTTTCCATAAAAGGATTTTCTTATTAAACTCGATCTATCATAAATTAAAGACATAAGATGTACTtacttatttaaaatataaatctaAATGTTTGTGTATTGAGTTCATGATAGACTCGGTCTAAGTAAAAATttttctatataaaaaaaaatttatatacaaaaccTTTCTCTCAATTAAGTTCATATGTCTTAATTacgttaaaataaaaaaaaaaaaaaaaaacaacaaaacaAAACACTTATCCTGCCTCCATAAACTTGGGTCCAAATAAAGTGCAAAGGCACTTTACTCTCCATTTCCTTGAGATATTAGGCTATTGCTGACACTAGATGTCTTTTTCTTCAATAAGTTTTCTTTCACAACTTCAATACCTCTTTCTCTATCACTAGCTTTTCTCTCCAATTCCCACTTCGTTGCTTGTGTTGCCTCCCATTGGAATGGTAGCTATTTATAGCCATGAAGTGTGCTTGGAGTTGAGTAATATTTGGCCCCACATTCTTAATTAAAGGCAAGATACATCAAATCTTGGTGAAGGATAAGAAAGATTCATTCAAGATTGAATTTCTTTTCCAAAATTGTGGAAGATTCATTTTGGGCCATGGCAAGATTTTGCCATTAATGTGAATCCTCTTGTATCAATTCAAGGCATGCTTTAACAgaatgaaaaaatgaaataagaCTGGACAAGATAAAATAAGCTAACCCCATAATCTCAATGCTATTTACTCATTGTTTTGCTGAACATTAAGGTTCCCCAACATATTTTTGCTTTTTCTtggataaatagcatattatacATCCCTATACTAAAACTTTATAGTGTATTTAGCGACATACAACCTCTGTAATTGTTTCCTCATCCACAGAACAAAATCTATCTTTTTTTGCTGATCGATTAGAATTGTTATTAGACTTTCTAAGAACGAATGCAGGCTGTTTAGGAGTAGGAAGAGTAGTTTCACTATTTAACATTAAAACGACTGCCGACATTGTTGGTCTGTCCAATACATCTTCTTGCACACATAAGAGCCCTATCTGGATGCATCTAAGTACTTCATCAGGAGAAGAAGTCTCCTTCATTGATGAATCAACTATCTCCAAGGCTCTCCCTTCTCTCCATAAATGCCATATCTATGCATTCATAACGTCAGCATACATGAGAAGAATTATCAAACATAAATTGTAATAGTTTGGAAATCAATTGTGACAAATTTCAGTCTTGTACCATATAGTAAATCAATGCAAAATTCAGTGATGGTTAAAGTAAATTCCAACATCTTTTAACTTACTTCCCCAGTCATGCTTAGGTAAGAATCCTCTTGACAAAAGCTATTATTCTTCTTCCCTGTAATGATCTCTAATAATATGATTCCAAAGCTAAAGACATCAGATTTTGTTGAAAACTTTCCAAACACTGCATATTCTGGAGGCATATATCCactatatatgaaaaaaaaaaaaacaacaatggTCATATATAATCCTTATTCACAGTTATTTGATACAAGAAAGATTTCTTATATCAATAATTCTATGGCTTGCTGTTAGTTGTGTCGGAATACTTACAATGTTCCAGCTATTCTGTTTGTCTTTTCTTGAATTTGGTTGCTTTTGAAGATTCTAGCCAggccaaaatctgaaatttttgggTTCATTTCTTCATCCAATAGAATGTTGCTAGTTTTTAGATCTCTATGGATAATTCCCAACCTGGAGTCTTGGTGAATATATAAGAGTCCACGAGCAATCCCAACGATAATATCAAAGCGTTTTTGCCAATCTAAAACCAACCTTCTTGTTTCATCTATAAAAAAATTTCCATTTAAATCAATGCCAATTTATTATTAACAGATACAATTAGACAACGAGTTGAATACAATGCTAGGAAATAGAGTAGGATATACACAAGATTTACCAAAAATAAAGGAGTCCAAGCTTTTGTTTGGCAAGTATTCATAAACTAGGATAGGTTCCTCTCCCTGAATGCAACATCCTACGAGTTTCACCAGGTTCTTGTGCTGAAGTTTTGCAGTCAACATAACTTCATTTTTAAATTCTTCTGTTCCTTGTGCTGAATTATTAGATAGTCTTTTCACGGCGACCTCCTTTCCATTAGACAATTTACCCTGCAATCACATTTAGACATTTTAAATCTCACAATGGCGGATTGAGACTAAGAAAAGCACATGTACAAAATTTTGAGACATTTTTACAGAAACTATATGCATTTACCTTATAAACCACACCAAAACCACCTTGTCCTAGTTTGTTATCTGGAGAGAAATTGTTAGTCGCAGCAAGTATTGTTCTGAGATTGAAAAATGCAATGTCTGGATGACTGGTGCTTCCTTCAACTTCATTTTCCACCAACGTACCCTTGTagtatgctttgctatttgtatCAAGCCATCTTTTGTTCCATTTGCTCCTCACTGTCATCAAAAAGATTGAAACCACAATGCTTACTCATATCAGCAGTATAAATATACCTAGAGAACATCATACAAAATCTAGCTTCTTACCCCTCTTCCTCTTCTTCAGCCACAAATATGCCAATATGATAATGACAAGCCAGGCTGAAACACCTGATACTACTAATATGGCCAGCATATCTTTccttttaagaaaattatttgattTTTGGGCCATTTCAGCTGTATCAGTagggaaaagaaattaaaattattccaACAAAGTGGAAAGAGAAGCAGTTAAAAGGCAAGGCATAATGAAAGAAAATAAGCACGGACAATTCACGCAGGGCTCTTTAGCCAATTTGTCACCTGATAACACAAATTGGTGTTGTTCAAAATTTGTTACTGGAAAGCATACATTACCTAATTCAACTGCATCAACACGAACATGAATATCATATCCTTCTTCCTTATTATTTACAGTGTCCATCAATTCGCCATACCATGTCAAACAACCAGTCCCTTTCCTGGCAATTTCTATGCTTGCATATGCAGAGCATGAACAATTCCTCCTGCATTCCTCTTCACAGTCTTTCGGACTCATGTTCATGCTCACCCAAACTGCTGCAGAAGTATCAGGTACTTTAACATGTGCCACTTCCACAAATCCTTCTCCATGTCCACATACTGAGGTAGACTCTAGCCGCTTCCTGACACACCCACCTGATGCATCTTTCAGAATATTCCAGTCCCTCGGGAACCTGGGTTCATACCCTGGCAAACAATCGCATTCAAATACAAGACCATGGTCATGAGGATTACAAATTCCATAGGTGCCACAATACCCATAAGGATCACACAGAGACATAGGTGCCGACCAAAATTCCTTCCATTTGCCATCTTTTTCATGCCATATTAGTTTCTTAAGAAGTCCTGAATTGTACAACTTTACTCTTGCGATAAGAGAAGCATCAGAAATATAGTAGGCCAggtatatctcatcatcattgttGACAAAACTGACATTAGATGCATTTGCATATCTTTTCAAGGGCCAAGTAAAGCCTCGCCAAATGTATTCTGTACCCACGAAAAGAAAGGCCTGAGGGGATCCTTTGGGGTTGATCTGAAACGAGAAGTTTCCAGTTCCAGGGTCATCTGCTGATCTCCATGATTTCATGATGTGTTGCATGCCTGTCCTTCGGTTGAACCCAAGTTTCATTCCTGGTAGCACAGTAtctgtaagatgatcaaagctcTGCCACACAACTCTTTTACTTGTGTCGTGAACCAAAATCAAATTTCCTGTATCCAAGAGCTGAGCTACACAAGTATCAGTAACATCCACTGACACATTTGTAGACCATACTGGAACTTTCTGGTCATGGTTGCTATAGAGAATGAGATTTCCATAGAGGTCCATTGATAGAACTCCTGAGGTACCAGTGATTGGATCATTCCCATTTGCTACCCACACCACAGTTTGCTCTCGGACTTTATGGTACCAGATTCCAAGATATCTATACCTGGAACTTCCCGGACTAAAGAATCCTAATGCAAAATTATTTTCTCTAGAGATCAGAAGGTTACCATCTTGAATGATTTGGTTTATGGTTATGGTGTCTTTGGAAGAAGAAACTGTGAAGTGCAGGattacaagaagaagaagaaaagattgAAGAAACAATTTGTGAAATTCCATAACGTTTCTATGGTCTTCTTGATTGAATGTGGATTTTGGTTATAATACATTCAATTAATCTCATAATTCTAGTTGAGATttctgagtttttttttttattattattttgggcTGAGAATTCTTCTGAGGTTGGGACTTGGGAGTGGATTTGTTGACATAAATGTACAATTGAGAAAATGTTTTACAAACAAAATTACCTCATTGTCTGGACCTTTGCAAGTTAATGTTTATGTCTTGAACCCCAATGCTTTTTGTTGTATAAACCGTGACTCAAAAATTTgggaaaaaaaattcaatttgaaCAATTAATTATACTCATGAGATCAACCATGacccaaattttgaaaaaatgttGTCGATAGAGTGAATAAGTAGTCTTAaccaatataaattattaatttatctttaaattttatcatTACGAACACTTTTATTCTTAAATttagtattaaaaaattatttttttttataaaaaagtatTAATCTATATAAATATTACAAAGTTgagttttaaaataatttaacacAACATTGACAAGTGGAAATTCATTATTTGCCAAGTGGATCTTTATATAAAgagaataagaaaataaaaattctattagttATAGTTCCACCTAAAAGCCCTTCCTTCTTCAACTTACTATTCccctttcccttttttttttttctcttcaattctcttaTACCCTTAATTATGGGAGGTAGCTGCTTCAGTTTTTGACAATTATGGGAGGTAGCTGCTTCAGTTTTTGACCTGTCTATAGAGGTAAGAAGTCATTTCATATACCAAgttcttttttcttattttaatggATAGATAACGGTTTGTTCCTTGAATATGAAATGCTTTGTTGATTTTATTTACCTGTCAATAAATAATTGGAGACAAAATGAAAACCCATTGTCAGAAGTTTCTCAATTACAAGAAACATGTACAACTCAGGAAGGACTATCGTTTTGGGCCAAGAAACAAAGCTGGAGACTGGAGCAGAATTTTTGGAGGCTAGTCTACTAACCAATATATACCGAAAATGGTTAAATTTGCTTAATGTTTTAAATGGATTTCGCAAACACTGCACTGAGTTTGCAGTAAGAGAACAGGCTGCAGCAAATGGAAGCAGTGAGAATTGCTTTCGCATACAGGGAAAAATTGAAGATGAATGAGGAGGGGGAGAGAGTTGCAAGGATTATAATGGGGCAATGTTGATTGGGCAACTATCTGATCTCATTTCCTTCTATTACATAGTGGAAAAAAAATATGCTTCAAGGCTTTAAAGATGAAAGCTTCAGGACTCTGTAAGTGAAGTGGTTGAATTATAATGGACGAATATGGTATTAGTAATTGCCACCTCGTTCAAATTTTGCATGCATTTTTCACCTATGCTTAAATTTCACCCATTATATATGATCCTTGCAACTCTTTAATTATACAAGTTGTAAATAAAAAGCTTGTATAAGGGTATAATTTGATTGTGATTGTATCCTTACCTTTTgataaagaaaaggaaagaaagaaaaagcaCCCCACTAGATTGGCCTACGTAAATTATATAATTCAGTACTGGAAAAATCTGAACAGGGTATATTAGtgcatattttttttaataaaagcatTATTTTAAatgctattaaaaaaataatttagaaaaagctattttattattttagtattcttataactaaaatttatcaaatttaattttaaattattttttaatagtcTTTAAGTAGTATATTTAAAAAGTAATTTTCTCAATATGAGTTCTAATAGCAATGCTAAAAAAGCACTTAATTTGAGACtccaatgaatatatatatatatatattgacatTTAAAATCAGAAAAATGAAAACTAATGTCAGACAACACATTTGattatcaataatttattttctttttcttaggtTTAACTTTTTTCTATTGAAAAATGTTATCGTATTGGCTAGCCAAATAAACAACTCAATTTATGCAATTTTGAAGGACCTTCTCAttggcattaaaaaaaaaaataaaactaaagagATAATTAATTACAACAAGTTCCTTATAACATATCCTTTTTGTATGATAAATATTGAGACATTTAAGCTCAAATATTCTTTATCATGAAATAGGTGATTCCAATTTTGTTATGTtacattaatttaattttgatgaaataaacaatattttattctaagttcaaattttaatatttttatcttataataatttttttttaaaatatattttattggcatcttattttttatattccttcttaaaatatatatatatatatatatatatatatatatatatatatatatatatatatatccttttATATTTTCACAGTTTCTtttataaatattgttaaaaatattttaaataaattaaatataaatataagaaCCAAATTTAACTAATAATTGAATGAGCAGGACTAAATTTAGCCCTAATTAGGGATTAAGTTGCTGAAAACTATTATTCCACAGGCTCATGATTTTGAAtaccaaaaataataaaaaaacagtGCTAGTGGGAGAAATTCTTTCAATGAAATTCACTGTAAGCAATATCTGTACAAATAATTTCTTTTGTCATGTAGTGGAACAAGCCATTTCGGGTCAAGCATAAGCatgggataaattttgacaatcgtCCGTGAACTTATCTAGTATAATATTATAGTgtctcaacttaaaaatataacataaaaccccttcaactttcaaattttacacaataaaatctctctaacctctAATTGTCGGT
Above is a genomic segment from Hevea brasiliensis isolate MT/VB/25A 57/8 chromosome 17, ASM3005281v1, whole genome shotgun sequence containing:
- the LOC110633876 gene encoding LOW QUALITY PROTEIN: uncharacterized protein LOC110633876 (The sequence of the model RefSeq protein was modified relative to this genomic sequence to represent the inferred CDS: inserted 1 base in 1 codon), which produces MEFHKLFLQSFLLLLVILHFTVSSSKDTITINQIIQDGNLLISRENNFALGFFSPGSSRYRYLGIWYHKVREQTVVWVANGNDPITGTSGVLSMDLYGNLILYSNHDQKVPVWSTNVSVDVTDTCVAQLLDTGNLILVHDTSKRVVWQSFDHLTDTVLPGMKLGFNRRTGMQHIMKSWRSADDPGTGNFSFQINPKGSPQAFLFVGTEYIWRGFTWPLKRYANASNVSFVNNDDEIYLAYYISDASLIARVKLYNSGLLKKLIWHEKDGKWKEFWSAPMSLCDPYGYCGTYGICNPHDHGLVFECDCLPGYEPRFPRDWNILKDASGGCVRKRLESTSVCGHGEGFVEVAHVKVPDTSAAVWVSMNMSPKDCEEECRRNCSCSAYASIEIARKGTGCLTWYGELMDTVNNKEEGYDIHVRVDAVELGNVYMLAILVVSGVSAWLVIIILAYLWLKKRKRVRSKWNKRWLDTNSKAYYKGTLVENEVEGSTSHPDILQHKNLVKLVGCCIQGEEPILVYEYLPNKSLDSFIFDETRRLVLDWQKRFDIIVGIARGLLYIHQDSRLGIIHRDLKTSNILLDEEMNPKISDFGLARIFKSNQIQEKTNRIAGTFGYMPPEYAVFGKFSTKSDVFSFGIILLEIITGKKNNSFCQEDSYLSMTGEIWHLWREGRALEIVDSSMKETSSPDEVLRCIQIGLLCVQEDVLDRPTMSAVVLMLNSETTLPTPKQPAFVLRKSNNNSNRSAKKDRFCSVDEETITEVVYLGIWYHKVRVQNVVSVANRNHPISGYSGVLFINQHGNLILYSNNSQIVPVWSTNVSVKVANTCLAQLLDSGNLIWVQDRSKRIVWQSFDYPTDALLPDMKKSTFSQEDHRNIMYFHKLFLQSFLLLLILHFIVSSSKDTITINQVIQDGNLMISRENNFALGFFSPGSSRYRYLAIWYHKVQEQTVLWVANRNDPINGTTGVLSMDHYGNLILYRNHDRKVSVWSTNVSVEVTDTCVAQLLDTGNLILVHNKSKRVVWQSFDHPTDTVLPGMKLGFNRRTGIQHIPISWRSADDPGTGNFSFRINPKGSPQAFLYRDTEYIWRGYTWPLKSYADTSNVSFVNNDEEIYLAYYISDPSAIVRTKLYNSGHVKKLAWHEKDGKWKEFWSLPMSLCYRYGYCGTYGICDLQDQTSREFECDCLPGYEPKFPRDWNILKDASGGCVRKRLESTSVCGQGEGFVKVAHVKIPDTSAAVWVSMNMSPKDCEKECRRNCSCSAYASIEIARQGTGCLTWCGELMDTVQNXEEGYDIHVRVDAVELAEMAQKSNDFLKRKDMLAILVTSGFSAWLVIVILAYLWLKKKKKRVRNKWNKRWLETNSNSYYKETLVGNEVEGSISYPDIAFFNLSTILAATNNFSPDNKLGQGGFGVVYKGKFSNGKEVAVKRLLNNSVQGMEEFKNEVMLTAKLQHKNLVKLIGCCIQGEEPILVYEYLPNKSLDSFIFDETRRLVLDWQKRFDIIVGIALGLVYIHQDSGLGIIHRDLKTSNILLDEGMNPKISDFGLARIFKSSQIQEKTNRIAGTFGYMPPEYAVFGKFSTKSDVFSFGIILLEIITGKKSNSFCQEDSYLSMTGEIWHLWREGRALEIVGSSLKESCSPNEVLRCIQIGLLCVQENVLIRPTMSAVVLMLNGETTLPTSKQPAFIFRKSNNISNPSAERDGFLSVDEETITEVVCR